ATTTGGCATCCATGAATTCCATCATCTCAACAAAGGCGCGATGGGTTTCGGTCACCTTCTTGCCTCCACGAGGAGCAACGTAACAATCCGTCAAAATTGCATGCGCATTCAACGGCAATTTGTCCCTGCCATAATAATTTTCCGCCTTCAATGTTCCATCCAAGACCCGACCGGGGAAACACTGGATCAAGGTATTCAGCCGCTCCGCTGGTGAAACGTTGTCATGCTCAAACCGAAACGCCAAAATCTGAAAATCCGGCTCCCTCTCCATCCGTGACCTCACCAGCTTTACCTCGGCCTTCGACATGCCGATGTCCGCCTTCACCTCATCCCCCAACGGCAGGCGCAACAACGAAGGCTGGCACACCACCGGAGCTGCAATCTCAGGAACCAATCCTGCCAGCATCACCGGAAACACACCCGTCACACAAAGCCCGACACATCCAATCCTCTCGCCCGGGTGTTGTTTGACAATGACCTCCCGGCAGAGGCCGGACAACCAGTCAACAATACGCCGGCTTGGCACGGAAGATAGATCCAGCCTGAACCCCTTCGACAGGGGCAGCACGATCGCATTTTTGACAAACACTGCACGGGACCCACTGCTCTGCTGTGAATCCCACAAATCCGGCACATACACATCATAACCTTTTGCCGCCATTCGCCTCGCCAGTTCCAACACGCTCACTGAAAGCGACGGCATTTCGTGCAACAACAACACCGCCCCTTTCCCCGGTTGTTTTGCACGTGTCACCAGGCAATCATGGCGAATACCGGCGTATTCGAAACTGAACGACTCGAACCGACGGATTTCTTCGGCTTTCTCCTCCTTCGTTTCGATCGGATTGCAACACTTCAAATCCGTGTGGGCACAAGAAACGATCCCCATCAGAGACACGCCCAACCAAACGATGCTCAACCATTTCATCATCGCTTTTGGAAGTAAAGTTGTGGCAGCGAAGTCCGCGAGCTCATTTCCTCAACGTCCACCCCCATGGTTTCCGCGCCCATCGCTCTCTCCCCTGCCCGGGGGGCTCTCCGCTGCGTCGGCGGTGCAAGGGCAAGATGCAACATCGCCGTCGCAAAACCGGCGAACTCTTCGGTCCAGATTCCTCCATGACTTTTCACCATGCTCGCCGGCATTTGGGTGATCCAAAAAGGAGTCCGGTTGTAAGTGTCCTTTTCATCCCCGGCCCTCATCAAATAATCCTTGTTGATCCCCCTGATCAAAATGCTGCCGTCCGACCTGACGTTGCTGCGATAATGCTGGTTGCTGGAAATCGCCATGACCCTGTCGTCCACGCTTGGGTAACCTGGATACCGGCGCACATACTCCGCTCTCGCCGTCCCTCCCGACGTTTCATTACTCTCCACCACCGAATGACTGAACAATCCCTCATTGTGCCCTGCGGTATGCCGGTGCGTGTAGTTCTGCGACTTGGTATAACCATCGCGTTTGTAATCGCTGCGGTAGTGTCCCGCGACGCCCGTGTTGCTGAATCGCATGATGTATCGTCCCACCACAATTCCTGTCGGAAACCAGAAACTGGTCGCCGAGTCCTTCTCCGAAGTGGCAGAAACGATCAACGGAAACCGATGATTCGATTCTCGACCATCCGCCTTCAACGCGAAACCCTTGTCCTTTTCGAGCGTTCTCAGCATGTCCACAAACTGCTTTGAAATGATCGACGTTTGCGCACTGTTCACCAACAGAATCAGATCCGCAGGGGGCACCACTTTTTCGCTTGATCCCGCACTCGCCACCCTCACCAGATTGCTGGCCATCGCCTTGTTGATCGCATTCTCCATCACAATGGCACCAAAGGAATGGCCGACAAAAATCACCCGGGAACTCGCAGGCCGGTGCTTCCTGGCTGAACCCGATAGATCATACAACGCATGAGTAATCCCCACCCCTTTGCCCACCCGCTCTGCCCGCGCCATGCCATGGTAAAAGTCCACCTTCATAGGTAATCCTGCCCAGGCCGGCAACTCCAATCCCACGGTCTTGCCGCGCCACCCCACATAGACTCCCATCACCTCCACCCCGGCCTTGCGATGCGCCGGATCTTCCCGCATCGCTTTGATGGTTTTCGTGAAATTCTTCAAATTGCCATTCTCCTCATTGTAGGGGCTGGCGTTGTTCTCCCATCCATGGGCAAAAACAATGAGATGGAAAATCTTGGCTCGCTTTGCCGCCTGCTCCACCGTTGCAGACACCATCCGCAGCTGTTCCAAACTGCACAATTCGCCATGATCATCCACTTCGACGAATCCCATGTAAGGACGACCATCCTCAGGATCTTTCCAGACGGCGGCATCCGTCTTTGACGTCTCTCCCATCTTCAAAGCCTCCGCCTCCAGCGTGGTTCTGAACGGCTTCGTGGACGTATAAACTGGCGAAGGCCCGGCACAGCTGCCAAAAACCATCACCGACATGACCGACCCAACCCATGGCCACAGTTTTAAAAAGTTTTTCGTTTTCATACAAGTCATCCAATCATCAAAACTTCAAACCCACTCCCACCTTCACCAGATCGCGCTTCACATAGTCCGGCGCATTTTCTCCATACTCATAACTCGCACTCACCGACATCGGCAGATACTTCCCCTTGTAAACCACCGACGCCTCGTGAAACACATGGTTGTCTCCCCCGTCGAAAAACGTCCGACCAATCAACTTGTAGACAAAATCCACTTTGCCAGGCAGCTTCAGTGGCTCACGAAACGACAGGGCCACTTCGATCCCATACCGCACCGCCCCTTCCGTGAAGTTGCTCAACACGTCCGAGAACTCCTCTGATTCACCCAACTCCAGCCCCACATCGGGTTTGACCGAAAGATAAGTAGACGGCAGCTCTTGTTCGACCGCCTCCTGAAACCCTGGAGCCGTCAGCTCGCCTGCCGCATATCTTCTGCGCGCCTCACGAATGTTCGCGTTGGTCTTCATCACCTCCTCGTTGTAGATGAACTTGCCATCCTCAATGTAAGTTCTGCCACCGATCCACAAGGTCCGGATTTTTTGGTCACTGCCGCCGCTGAACCACACCGGCAGTCCGATGGCCGGATTCCAATGCAGATCCAGCGTATAACGATCCAGGTCCCGCACCGCGTCCTCTTCATAAGTCACCCCCACCTTCACCAACTGGCTCGAATTCATCACCCTTCCAATGGTCGCAGGAAACGCCACAAACTCCCCGAGCAATTTGAATTTCCGACTGTCAATCTGATCCTCGTCCCCATCGAACCGATCCCAAGATGCCCCTGCCACCACGTGGAATCCAATGCCATCATTCGTGTTGGCCCTGAACAGCGGACCACCAATCCCCGGAAAATAAAACTCCGTGATCACCGCCGATTTGGTCATCCATGATTCTGATCCCGAATCATTCTGCCATTCGAACGTCGCAGGTCTCGCATTTCCCGGTTCACTTTCCAGATCGCTCTGAAGTCGCAAAATCATCACGAACTTTTCCTCCGTATTCGGGGTGCTGCTGAGTGCGGGGCCGTCGCTACCTCCAAGTGCCGGAAACACCAATCCGAATGGTGAATAGAGCGTTTCAGGAAAGGGCGCAGACAGCTCCCTCGCCTTCACTTCATTTTTCTGGCTCAACGGGAGTTCCTTGTCTCCAAACAACACCAATCCACGGCCCTCAAGATAAGCCCCATCCCACCAAGTCCCCATGTCACGAGTGGAAACTGCCGCCTCCTGTGACGTTCCAACATTCGCCACTGATAATATTAAACTCGCAATCAATAAGCTCCAATTACCGCAAACTTTAATCGCAAACATTAATTAGAAATAAGAAATACCCTTAAAATAATCAATAGAAAAGTTACAGCCCCGTCACAAAAAAACTGAAAACCCATGAACAAAACTTTACATCACACTGGCAGCAACATTTTCATCGCCACCTCCAACCATGGTGTTGGTGCATGTCGATCTGCACAAATCACCCGTGCATGCGCCGCCTTTTCCCTCAACGCCAGCTCAATCCGGCTGCGTGCGATATCAGGATGATTGCAGTCCTCGCTCAAATGCCCCAACACCACCTGATACAGTCCCGAATGCGCAATGTGCTCCACCAGTTCCGCCGCCTGATCATTGGACAAATGACCATGCTTGCCACTGATGCGCTGCTTGGTCGGCCAGGGGCGACGCGTGTCCTCATCCAGCAAAATCGCGTCATAATTCGCTTCCATGAACAGGGTATGCACACCGCCCAATCGATCACGGATCAGATTGGGCACATATCCCACGTCACTCAGCACTCCCAGGCGAGACTCATGATCACAAATCAAAAATCCCACCGGGTCCACCGCATCGTGCGGCACCGGAAAACACTCAATGCGCAGGTCTTTGAATTCAAACACCGAGCCCGTCTGCATCAGCCGCCAAGTAGGACTGCTTTTCACAAAATGATCCCGTAACGCCGCCTGCGTGTAGCTGGTGCTGAAAAGCGGTGCCTTGCTCACCCGGCAGAACACCTCCAGCCCCTGGGTATGATCCCCATGCTCATGCGTCAGCAAGATGCCATCCAGATCATTCACCGTCAGCCCCACCATCTCCAGACGCTGGCAAATCCGCCGAGAACTCAGGCCCGCATCGATCAAAAGACACGCATTCTCGCTGCGCAGCACGGCACAATTGCCCGAACTGCCACTGCCAAGAACCGTCAATGAAATCATCCCCGACCATAGGTGAAATGAGGTGGGAGAAAAGCAAAAAGCGAAATTCCCCCGCCTCTCAACCTTTCAGCACTTCCACCTTTCACCTCTCCCTCATTCATGCTAGTCTCCCTCCATGGCAGGCCTGCTGCGGCGACTCATGGTGATGGCACTGATCGCGGGAATTCTGGGCATCGGTTTCTACGTGCGCAGTGAATCATTCTCGCGCAAGTGGTGCGCCTTGGTGGTGGAACAGTGCGAAAAACGCAACCTCTTCCTCGCCCTCGACAACCTCACCCTCGACCCCATTGAAGGCGTTGTCGCCCATGGCCTCCGCGTCTACCACGATCAACAACGGCGTGTTCTGCTCGGTGAAGTCGACCGGCTCAATCTCGATCTCGATTATGGCAAAATGATCCGCCATGAGCTCTTCCTCGAAGGCATCGATCTCCACAACGCTGATGTCCGCTTTCCCGTCGACTCCGAAGATCCCCAGTCCGAAATCATCAGCATCAGCGACATGAACGCCGGCATGGTGCTCGTCGGCGACCGCATCGAAATGCGCACCGCAGAAGGCACCCTCTTTGGCCTGCGCATCCACATCACCGGCTCCATTCTCAAACCCCGCCCCCCCAAAGTCGAGGAAACCGAGGAACAAAAAGAAGACCGCCGCCGCAAACGTCTCGAGGCCATCCGTTCCAGGCGCGACCTCATCGTCAAAATCGCCAAAGGCCTGCGCCACTTCGAATCCGCCCAAGCTCCGCGCTTGGAAATCGAAATCAACGGCGACCTCGAAGCCTTGGAAGAAATGACGGCCACCATGCGGCTCAGCGCCAACGGCATGCGCCATCGCGACTACGTTTGCGAAGAACTCTCCGCCACCGCCACCTACGCCAGCGAAACGCTCGACATCTCCCGCCTCCACGTTCGCGATCATCTCGGCGAAATGGAAGCCTCCGCCACCTGGCGGCTCGGAACCGAACACGTCGATCTGCACCTGCAATCCAGCGCCGACCTCCCCGGTTTTGCATCCGCCCTCTTGCAAAACGACATGTTGCGCGAAGTGGTGTTTTACGAAACCCCTGATGTCGTCGCCGAAGGCCGGTTGCTGCTTGGCAGCGCCATCCCCCAGAACGCCTTCCTCCCTTTCGAAGGGGTCGCCTCCGTCCGCGCCGGCCGCCTCGCCACCCGGGGTGAACTCCTCGAAGGCCTCAGCATGAACGTCGGCCTGTCGACCGAAGGATGCTACATCCGCGACGGCATCCTCTCTCACAAAAGCGGCAGCACCACCTTCCAGGCCATGTGGCGTCACGGCGAAGGCGTCCGCTATCGTGCCGTGGTGCAGATGGACCCACGCGTGCTCATCCCGTTCGCACGAGATCACCAGTCGCGGGAAACGCTCCAGCGCTTTGAGCTCAATGAACAATCGCGCTTCTACCTCGAAATTGAAGGCGAAGGCGACGAGCTCAATCTGCAAACCTGCCGCAGCACCGGCCACTACGACCTGCGAAATTTTGTCTACCGCGGCGTCGAAGTCGAACACCTCACCGGCGAACTCGAAGCCGCCGGACGCGTTCACACCTTCCGCAACCTGAAGCTTCAACGCGAAGAAGGTGAAGCCAGCGCTGACCTCGTTCGCCACGACATGGATCAGAAGAAGGTCAGCTTCGAAGGCATCAAAGGCAGCGTTCACGTCGCCGAGGTCGTCAGTTGTTTCGCACCAAAAATCGCCACCATCATCGACCGCTACCGCATCGCCAAACCACCGCAAGTGACCATGGAAGGCGACATCTTCTATCGCAGCCCCGGCACCGACCTGACGGTGGAGTTTCGCTCTCCCGGCGGCTCCGGCGTCTATCCTTTTCAAGACAAGGGTTATGTCATCAACGACCCCGTCGGCGTCCTGAAATTCAACGACGGTTTGCTCAACTTCAACGTCACCGGCAATTACAACAACGGCCCCATGAGCTGCATCGGCAAGACCACCCTCAGAGTTGACGACAAAGCCTTCAACTTTGATTTCAAAGCCGCCTCCTTTCCCTACGAGGTGTTCGGCAAACCAGCACCCTTCAAAAACGTCAAAGCCACCGTCGCCAGTAAAGATGGTCGTCTCGATTACAACGTCAACTCCTCCTTATTTGGCGGTATTTTCACCGCCAAAGGAGAGGCCAGCGACCGTAAAAAACCCATGACCTACAACGGTGAAGTTGCCATCAGCGCCATCCTGTTCAAAGAGTTCGCGCGTGTCTATTCCCCCACCAATGACACCGCTGGAGATTTCACCGGACACATGAAATTCTCCGGCACACTCGGCGACTGGAAATCGCTTCGAGGAGAAGGAGCCCTCACCATTCTTAACAGCAACCTCTACGCGGTTCCCATCCTTGGCCCCCTCACCCCCCTCATCGCCGCCGTTCTTCCAAAACAGATGAAGAACTACAACGAAGCCAAGGAAGCCGACTGCACCTTCACCGTCGCCAACGGCTTCGCCACCACCGACAACATCGAAGCCGTGACCGGCGTCTTCAAACTCGTCTCCAAAGGCTCCGTCGACTTTCTTGAAAATCGCATCCAGTTCGAAGCCCAGGCCCGCCTTCGCGGACTTCCCGGCATTGTCTTTTTCCCGGTCAGCGAAATCCTCGAGTATGTCGGCGAAGGCTCCGTCGGAGATCCGATGTGGCGTCCGCGCTACTTCAGCAACACCCAGGAAAAAGAAGAGTTCCGTCAGCCCAACGAGGCCCCCATGACCCTCGCCGATCAAACCGAGACGACCGCCAAAGAGGAAGAGCCGCAAATCAAGTCCGCCCAGCCCGCCAGCCGTCAACCCGCCACCACCATGCGGCGAACTTCCAAGCCCAAAGTCACCGAGAAAAAAGCACCTCAACCCGCCAGCTCGCGCCCCGGTTCGGGAAGCTCCCGATTTAATAAACCCGGCAGCCCCTTCCGCATAGGAAAATAAACAGGCACGCTCAGTTCCCAAAAGCCTCCACCGCCGACTTTTGGAACGTTGTCCGCATCTCGCTCCCGTCAGAATTCGGCAAACCCGCCCTCTGAATCAACAATACCATCGCCAGCCCGCGCACCGGATCGATCCACGACTGGGTGCCATACGCCCCGCCGTGTCCAAAGCTGCCCTTGCTCAGCATCGCAGTCACTCCCTGCGGCTCATTGACGATATGAAACCCCAACCCCATGTGCATCCCCGGGGTAAAACTCACCTTCATGTCGCCCAGTTGATTCGTTGTCATCAACTCCAACGTCTCCGTCTTCACATACATTTTCCCATCCAAAGCACCACCGTTGAGCAACATCTGATAAAGCTTTGCCAGGTCACCCGCCGTTGAAAACAATCCTCCCGCCGGTGCCGGCATGCGATCCCGATCCGTCGGTTTGCGATCATTCAAAAAGCGGATCGTCGTCGGCTTCAACTCCCCACTCTTCTCATCCCTCAAATAAGAAACCGCCAGCCGCGCCGCCTGTGCCTCATCCAACCAAAATGTCGTGTCCTTCATCTCCAGCGGCCCAAACAAGCGCTCCTGCATAAAGTCCT
The genomic region above belongs to Phragmitibacter flavus and contains:
- a CDS encoding dienelactone hydrolase family protein gives rise to the protein MMKWLSIVWLGVSLMGIVSCAHTDLKCCNPIETKEEKAEEIRRFESFSFEYAGIRHDCLVTRAKQPGKGAVLLLHEMPSLSVSVLELARRMAAKGYDVYVPDLWDSQQSSGSRAVFVKNAIVLPLSKGFRLDLSSVPSRRIVDWLSGLCREVIVKQHPGERIGCVGLCVTGVFPVMLAGLVPEIAAPVVCQPSLLRLPLGDEVKADIGMSKAEVKLVRSRMEREPDFQILAFRFEHDNVSPAERLNTLIQCFPGRVLDGTLKAENYYGRDKLPLNAHAILTDCYVAPRGGKKVTETHRAFVEMMEFMDAKLKGSQPRRYVPSGGALVREVP
- a CDS encoding MBL fold metallo-hydrolase, whose amino-acid sequence is MISLTVLGSGSSGNCAVLRSENACLLIDAGLSSRRICQRLEMVGLTVNDLDGILLTHEHGDHTQGLEVFCRVSKAPLFSTSYTQAALRDHFVKSSPTWRLMQTGSVFEFKDLRIECFPVPHDAVDPVGFLICDHESRLGVLSDVGYVPNLIRDRLGGVHTLFMEANYDAILLDEDTRRPWPTKQRISGKHGHLSNDQAAELVEHIAHSGLYQVVLGHLSEDCNHPDIARSRIELALREKAAHARVICADRHAPTPWLEVAMKMLLPV
- a CDS encoding serine hydrolase domain-containing protein — protein: MISRFVFLPLLVSAVMPVLMFGEVPVKGNDVIRQAMQPYVNDGTISGAVTLVVGKDGALAMDAMGKADLSTGRVMEPDALFWIASMTKPMTALAVMMMVEEGKLSLDDRVEKYLPEFKGQAGGRAITVKDLLTHTSGLVGNIDPKPTLAEAVKVYAAKPLQFEPGSKWSYNNPGINTLGRLVEVTSGMAFEDFMQERLFGPLEMKDTTFWLDEAQAARLAVSYLRDEKSGELKPTTIRFLNDRKPTDRDRMPAPAGGLFSTAGDLAKLYQMLLNGGALDGKMYVKTETLELMTTNQLGDMKVSFTPGMHMGLGFHIVNEPQGVTAMLSKGSFGHGGAYGTQSWIDPVRGLAMVLLIQRAGLPNSDGSEMRTTFQKSAVEAFGN